A single region of the Dehalococcoides mccartyi genome encodes:
- a CDS encoding LysE family transporter — MIFMLATLLSVTVISFSGVLMPGPMFALTLSRSYHTPWAGAQIVLGHVLVELPIILLIYFGFAGFFEIIWVQILLSLAGGIMIIYMGLGMIKARREAAQDKANFKYNTVVSGAAMSALNPFFLVWWATVGAMLVMKVSDYGLGGLGALAATHWLVDLAWLCLVSFIVYRTHHLWGSRVREIVFIGCGLLLAAFGVYFIISGLQLWLS; from the coding sequence ATGATTTTCATGTTAGCCACTCTTCTTAGTGTTACGGTTATATCTTTTTCAGGTGTGCTGATGCCCGGCCCCATGTTTGCCCTGACTCTCTCCCGAAGCTATCACACACCTTGGGCAGGTGCCCAGATTGTACTGGGGCATGTGCTGGTGGAACTGCCTATTATTCTGCTCATTTATTTCGGTTTTGCCGGTTTTTTTGAGATTATCTGGGTGCAGATACTGCTCAGTCTGGCAGGCGGAATTATGATTATTTATATGGGGCTGGGTATGATAAAGGCCCGCCGTGAAGCCGCTCAGGATAAGGCTAATTTTAAATATAATACAGTGGTGTCAGGTGCGGCCATGAGCGCCCTGAACCCGTTTTTTCTGGTCTGGTGGGCAACTGTAGGGGCGATGCTGGTTATGAAGGTATCGGACTATGGGCTGGGGGGGCTGGGGGCTTTGGCGGCTACCCACTGGCTGGTGGATTTAGCCTGGCTTTGCCTGGTTTCATTTATTGTGTACCGCACCCATCATTTGTGGGGGAGCAGGGTGCGGGAGATAGTTTTTATAGGCTGCGGGTTATTGCTTGCGGCATTCGGAGTATATTTTATAATTTCCGGGCTGCAGCTGTGGCTTTCGTAA
- a CDS encoding histone deacetylase: MAVGLVYNHIYLNHETGTHVENPDRLLAIMEYINTHGLKDRLVHIEPKRVGLRELESFHKRSYISRVEEVGFSGGGWLDQDTVISVDSYEAALYAVGGVIEGVDKVLSGELESVFVLCRPPGHHALPEASMGFCVFNNVALGALHALNKHKLKRVAVVDFDVHHGNGIQHVCLNDPRVTYISTHQIHHFPFTGDSREDGPFQNILNIPLPEGCGDSHYQKAFDEVICPYLRKFAPELILVCAGYDAHFADDMGEMCLSQKGFAGITRSLKKTAEEVCRGKLVFSLEGGYHYLGLAEGVGATLSVLLNESVPPPNTKAPEGAADKPDISGLILELRSICGIS, encoded by the coding sequence ATGGCTGTAGGTCTGGTTTATAACCATATATATTTAAACCATGAAACAGGTACCCATGTGGAAAATCCTGACCGCTTGCTGGCGATTATGGAATATATAAACACTCATGGGCTGAAAGACCGTCTGGTGCATATCGAGCCGAAACGGGTGGGGTTGCGTGAACTTGAAAGCTTTCATAAGCGCAGTTATATCAGCCGGGTGGAGGAAGTGGGTTTCAGCGGGGGCGGCTGGCTGGATCAGGATACGGTGATTTCGGTGGATAGTTACGAAGCAGCTTTGTACGCTGTAGGCGGGGTGATTGAAGGGGTGGACAAGGTGCTTTCAGGTGAACTGGAGAGTGTCTTTGTGCTGTGCCGCCCGCCTGGTCATCATGCCTTGCCAGAGGCTTCCATGGGTTTCTGTGTTTTCAATAATGTGGCTTTGGGAGCTTTACATGCTCTGAATAAACATAAACTCAAGCGGGTGGCGGTAGTGGATTTTGATGTCCACCATGGCAATGGTATTCAGCATGTCTGCCTGAATGACCCGCGTGTGACCTATATTTCTACTCACCAGATTCACCATTTCCCCTTTACGGGCGATAGCCGTGAAGATGGTCCTTTCCAGAATATTTTAAACATTCCGTTACCTGAAGGATGCGGAGACAGCCATTACCAGAAGGCCTTTGACGAAGTGATTTGCCCGTATCTTCGGAAATTTGCTCCTGAGCTGATACTTGTGTGTGCTGGCTATGATGCCCACTTTGCCGATGATATGGGTGAAATGTGTCTTTCCCAGAAGGGTTTTGCAGGTATAACCCGTTCCTTGAAGAAAACGGCGGAGGAAGTCTGCCGGGGGAAACTGGTATTCAGTCTGGAGGGCGGTTACCACTATCTGGGTTTGGCAGAAGGAGTGGGGGCTACCCTCTCAGTCTTGTTAAATGAATCCGTACCTCCTCCAAATACCAAAGCCCCCGAAGGGGCTGCGGATAAGCCTGATATCAGTGGGCTGATTCTGGAGTTACGGAGTATTTGCGGGATTAGCTAA
- a CDS encoding cation diffusion facilitator family transporter, with protein MATRKTRAASFSIASNSTLIVMKTVVGFITGSVSILAEAIHSTLDLVAAVIAFFGVRASDKPADINHPYGHGKWENVSGTVEAVLIFIAAIWIIYEAVNRLIEGSAPEMLEWGVVIMGISVIANTLVSRYLKKIAHETDSVALEADAAHLTTDVITSAGVLLGLILVKLTGWSILDPIVALLVALLIIKAAWDILNKSFGALVDARLPKEELDAITSLINEHTSKLVEFHNLRTRKAGSYRYVDLHLVMPKTLSVEKSHAICDHLEKDLKDKLKIDYVTIHVEPCTEENCPECQMSCKKRPSDLANPANTP; from the coding sequence ATGGCTACTAGAAAAACCAGAGCGGCTTCATTTTCGATAGCTTCCAACTCAACGCTTATAGTTATGAAGACAGTGGTCGGTTTTATTACCGGCTCCGTGAGCATTTTGGCAGAGGCTATTCACAGTACTCTTGACCTGGTAGCCGCAGTTATTGCTTTTTTCGGGGTCAGGGCCTCTGACAAGCCGGCAGATATTAACCATCCTTATGGACATGGCAAATGGGAAAATGTAAGCGGCACAGTAGAGGCCGTGCTTATCTTTATAGCCGCTATATGGATTATTTACGAAGCAGTAAACAGACTTATAGAAGGCTCTGCCCCGGAAATGCTGGAATGGGGTGTGGTAATCATGGGAATATCCGTAATTGCCAACACTCTGGTTTCGCGCTATCTGAAAAAGATAGCCCACGAGACTGATTCAGTTGCTCTGGAGGCAGATGCCGCCCACCTTACCACCGACGTAATCACCTCAGCCGGAGTACTTCTGGGTCTTATACTGGTAAAATTGACCGGTTGGAGCATACTTGACCCCATCGTAGCCTTGCTGGTGGCACTGCTCATCATCAAAGCCGCCTGGGATATCCTCAACAAATCTTTCGGGGCACTGGTGGATGCCCGCCTGCCTAAAGAAGAGTTAGATGCTATCACCTCACTGATAAATGAACATACCTCAAAGCTGGTAGAGTTTCATAACCTGCGTACCCGCAAAGCCGGCAGTTACCGTTATGTAGATTTGCATCTGGTTATGCCCAAAACGCTTTCGGTGGAAAAATCTCACGCCATATGTGACCATTTGGAAAAAGACCTGAAAGATAAACTAAAAATAGACTACGTAACTATACACGTAGAACCATGCACCGAGGAAAACTGCCCGGAATGCCAGATGAGCTGTAAGAAACGTCCGTCAGATTTAGCTAATCCCGCAAATACTCCGTAA
- the secF gene encoding protein translocase subunit SecF, with product MNKIIQHRPLFIFISALIILAGLASLLIFGLKPGIDFSSGSILTVKFDQTISIDELTQELRSLGHNEAIVQITGDGDYLIRTTELDVSQKVSLETSLEETFGNLTERGFENVDPLIAKQTTQMALIAVGAALVGILLYVTWAFRRMPKPFHYGTCAVIALFHDALVVLGIFALLAGIFGWEINLMFVIGIMAVIGYSINNTVVVFDRIRENQLKGIHPSFEVIVNQSIMETIVRSINSSFTVIITVVALMLFLGASIQNLSIVMLIGLIAGTYDSLFVAPSLLVTWENGDWGKLLKPFKKLN from the coding sequence ATGAATAAAATAATACAGCACAGACCCCTGTTTATATTTATATCTGCCCTGATAATATTGGCCGGTTTGGCCTCGCTGCTGATATTCGGGCTGAAACCCGGCATAGACTTTTCCAGCGGATCAATACTGACCGTCAAATTTGACCAGACCATCAGTATTGATGAACTAACTCAGGAGCTTAGAAGTCTGGGACACAATGAAGCTATTGTTCAGATAACCGGTGACGGAGACTATCTTATCCGCACCACCGAACTTGATGTCAGCCAGAAAGTCTCCTTGGAAACTTCCTTAGAGGAAACATTCGGCAACCTGACCGAACGTGGTTTTGAAAATGTAGACCCCCTGATTGCCAAACAAACCACCCAAATGGCCCTGATAGCTGTCGGGGCGGCACTGGTAGGCATTCTGCTGTATGTCACCTGGGCCTTCCGCCGTATGCCCAAACCCTTCCATTACGGCACCTGCGCAGTCATCGCCCTTTTCCATGACGCACTGGTGGTGCTGGGCATCTTCGCCCTACTGGCCGGTATATTCGGCTGGGAAATAAACCTTATGTTTGTTATCGGCATTATGGCCGTTATCGGTTACAGTATCAACAACACTGTGGTAGTCTTTGACCGCATACGGGAAAACCAGCTCAAAGGCATTCACCCCAGCTTTGAGGTGATAGTAAACCAGAGTATTATGGAAACTATAGTCCGTTCCATCAATTCCAGCTTTACAGTTATTATTACCGTGGTAGCCCTTATGCTTTTCCTAGGTGCATCCATCCAGAACCTTAGTATCGTAATGCTTATCGGCCTTATTGCCGGTACTTATGATTCTCTTTTTGTCGCCCCTTCCCTGCTGGTTACCTGGGAAAACGGTGACTGGGGCAAATTATTAAAACCCTTTAAAAAGCTTAACTGA
- the secD gene encoding protein translocase subunit SecD has protein sequence MRRKNGLVFLAILAAMILAFTIVLPTDKGALLGKGILFGLDLKGGLHMVYQADLSNVDESNIDGVMDGVVEVISNRINPLGVTEASIQRQGDDRIVVELPGLDITDEQKARIGRTALLEFGELAADGEDYKWENSLGKWKPSTATIDGVEYALTSAYFKDSTYVNRDQYGNILLVFEWDDIGAQLSKEITTRLLNQQLGIFEGDEALSGDNGIPIAPVINNVIETSGVIEGLSYNEAEMLSNQLNAGRLPVPLEPIYEQTVSPTLGQNFVDLAVKAGLVGIILVMIFMIAFYRLPGLLASIALVFYGVIVLALFKLVPVTLTLAGIGGFIVSAGMAVDANILIFARLKEELLTGKTLGAAVEAGFSRAWSAIWDSNVTTFIACGILFWVGGTIAAGAPVKGFAVTLFLGVAVSMFTAIFVTRTLLRLFVGTKTGKKLALFTTQTRGKNE, from the coding sequence ATGCGAAGGAAAAACGGGCTCGTGTTTTTGGCCATACTGGCCGCCATGATCCTTGCCTTTACCATAGTGCTGCCAACAGACAAGGGCGCACTTCTGGGCAAGGGAATCCTGTTCGGTCTGGACTTAAAGGGAGGCCTGCACATGGTATATCAGGCTGACCTGTCCAACGTAGACGAAAGCAATATTGATGGGGTAATGGACGGAGTGGTTGAAGTTATCTCCAACCGCATAAATCCATTAGGTGTAACCGAAGCATCAATCCAGCGCCAGGGAGATGACCGTATAGTGGTTGAACTGCCGGGGCTGGATATTACAGACGAACAAAAAGCCCGTATCGGCCGTACCGCCCTGCTGGAATTTGGCGAACTGGCGGCTGACGGTGAAGACTATAAATGGGAAAACAGTCTGGGCAAATGGAAACCGTCCACCGCTACAATTGACGGAGTTGAGTACGCCCTGACCAGTGCCTACTTTAAAGACAGCACTTATGTCAACCGGGACCAGTACGGCAATATACTGCTGGTATTTGAATGGGATGACATCGGCGCCCAGTTATCCAAAGAAATTACCACCCGTCTCCTGAACCAGCAGTTGGGTATTTTTGAAGGTGACGAAGCCCTTTCCGGTGATAACGGAATACCGATTGCACCTGTTATTAACAACGTTATTGAAACCAGCGGCGTTATAGAAGGCTTAAGCTACAACGAAGCAGAAATGCTTTCCAACCAGCTGAACGCAGGCCGTCTGCCAGTACCACTTGAACCGATATACGAGCAAACCGTTTCACCTACCTTAGGTCAAAACTTTGTGGACCTGGCAGTAAAAGCCGGCCTGGTAGGCATAATTCTGGTTATGATATTTATGATAGCTTTTTACCGTTTGCCCGGTCTTCTTGCCAGTATCGCTCTCGTTTTCTACGGAGTTATCGTACTAGCTCTCTTCAAGCTGGTACCTGTTACTCTTACTTTGGCGGGTATCGGCGGTTTCATAGTATCGGCAGGTATGGCGGTAGATGCCAATATCCTTATATTTGCCCGTTTGAAAGAGGAGCTGCTGACTGGCAAGACACTGGGGGCGGCGGTAGAAGCCGGATTCTCTCGTGCCTGGTCTGCCATCTGGGACTCCAACGTTACCACCTTTATTGCCTGCGGCATTCTGTTCTGGGTGGGCGGTACTATTGCAGCCGGTGCACCGGTTAAAGGCTTCGCCGTAACCCTGTTTTTAGGTGTAGCCGTCAGCATGTTCACCGCCATTTTTGTTACCCGCACATTGCTCAGGCTTTTTGTAGGTACTAAAACAGGTAAAAAGCTTGCTCTATTCACAACCCAGACAAGAGGCAAAAATGAATAA
- a CDS encoding HD domain-containing protein encodes MKAVTNKNLLLRIDKKTAALLEDLRRLFSEEASEVYLVGGFLRNLVLKKPTADIDLCITGSGQAASAKISGYFKATQVVLDAENDVFRVILPAFQLDISGTADITANLTRRDFKLNAMAAPLSAVHQGNLPIQAIIDPTQGLPDIENRVIRVTSADVFSADPIRLLRAIRLSAELGFALDGQTQSLIAAHAALISTVAGERVREELLKLLETSQPGIWEKCLELGLLLNIFPELAPCYRHPQPYEHTWDVLEHSIKTIYALDAILGRSVWPYQNPEIITEIYRESGFEKYFAGKISGTSSIRTLTKLAALLHDIAKPQTRSTDPDGRIRFTGHPLEGSRLSSQILTRLRFSKKEILLVEKMVCYHLRPVQMNPDGQLPSPKAVYRYFRDLSEAAAATLYLSLADHLATDGPNLMVANWQEHVNIVAHILSEQKKQQTRLTPKRLVTGTDLIEHFSLRPGPRIRTLLGEIAEAQAAGEIKNRQEAFKFISQRLGSKPENNLN; translated from the coding sequence GTGAAGGCCGTGACGAATAAAAACCTGCTGCTCCGTATTGATAAAAAAACCGCCGCCCTGCTTGAAGACCTCCGCCGTTTATTTTCAGAAGAAGCTAGCGAAGTCTATCTGGTAGGCGGTTTTTTGCGTAATCTGGTACTTAAAAAACCCACTGCCGATATTGACCTGTGCATCACTGGCAGCGGACAAGCCGCTTCTGCCAAAATCTCCGGTTATTTCAAAGCCACTCAGGTGGTGCTGGATGCCGAGAATGACGTCTTTAGAGTAATCCTGCCCGCTTTTCAGCTGGATATCTCCGGCACAGCAGATATCACTGCCAACCTCACCCGGCGTGATTTCAAACTTAACGCCATGGCCGCACCCTTGTCTGCTGTACATCAGGGCAACCTGCCGATACAGGCCATAATTGACCCCACGCAGGGGCTACCGGATATTGAAAACCGGGTTATACGGGTAACCTCAGCAGATGTATTCAGTGCTGACCCTATTAGGCTGCTAAGGGCTATCCGCTTATCAGCCGAACTTGGCTTTGCACTTGACGGGCAAACCCAAAGCCTTATCGCCGCCCACGCCGCCCTTATATCAACCGTTGCCGGCGAAAGGGTTCGGGAAGAACTGCTGAAACTCCTTGAAACCAGCCAGCCCGGCATCTGGGAAAAGTGCCTTGAGCTGGGACTGCTGCTAAACATATTTCCGGAGCTTGCTCCCTGCTACCGCCACCCTCAGCCCTATGAACACACCTGGGATGTGCTGGAACACTCCATAAAAACCATTTATGCACTTGATGCCATACTGGGCAGGTCTGTCTGGCCTTACCAGAACCCTGAAATCATCACCGAAATCTACCGTGAAAGCGGCTTCGAAAAATATTTTGCCGGGAAAATAAGCGGCACTTCCAGTATCCGCACCTTAACCAAACTGGCCGCCCTGCTGCACGATATCGCCAAACCCCAGACACGCAGCACGGACCCTGACGGGCGGATACGTTTTACCGGACACCCGCTGGAAGGCAGCCGCTTAAGCAGTCAAATACTCACCCGCCTGCGTTTTTCAAAAAAGGAAATTTTACTAGTAGAAAAAATGGTCTGCTACCACCTGCGCCCGGTGCAAATGAATCCTGATGGTCAGCTGCCTTCTCCAAAAGCTGTTTACCGCTATTTCCGTGACCTTTCGGAAGCTGCCGCCGCCACCCTTTACCTGAGTCTGGCAGACCATTTGGCAACAGACGGGCCGAATTTGATGGTGGCAAATTGGCAAGAACATGTTAATATAGTAGCGCACATTTTATCAGAGCAGAAAAAACAGCAGACCAGACTTACTCCGAAACGTCTGGTAACCGGTACCGACCTGATAGAACATTTTTCGCTCAGGCCAGGCCCCCGGATAAGAACCCTGCTTGGTGAAATTGCCGAGGCCCAGGCGGCCGGTGAAATAAAAAACCGCCAGGAGGCCTTTAAATTTATCAGCCAAAGGCTTGGGAGCAAGCCTGAAAATAATCTAAATTAG
- a CDS encoding helix-turn-helix domain-containing protein gives MSKATSSNGWADLGEIIRQQRVKIPLTLQELAAKTNVSPSHLGRIERGERFPSARILKRIAHPLGFEEDELFTLAGYLTPQKDSISEIEAEYTSTPRQLDPYVAKVLAQEPIELQRAVIAILAMLKSISKSMT, from the coding sequence ATGAGTAAAGCCACATCATCAAATGGCTGGGCAGACCTTGGAGAGATAATCCGTCAGCAAAGGGTAAAAATACCGCTTACCCTGCAAGAATTGGCCGCCAAGACCAACGTCTCTCCTTCCCACCTGGGGCGTATTGAGCGCGGCGAACGATTTCCGTCTGCCAGAATACTCAAAAGAATTGCTCATCCCTTGGGTTTTGAAGAAGATGAATTATTCACTCTGGCCGGATATCTTACCCCCCAGAAGGACAGTATCTCGGAGATAGAAGCGGAATATACCTCTACCCCCAGACAACTTGACCCTTATGTAGCTAAAGTGCTGGCACAAGAGCCCATTGAGCTGCAAAGAGCGGTTATTGCTATTCTGGCCATGCTGAAAAGCATATCCAAATCCATGACCTAG
- the priA gene encoding primosomal protein N': MAFAELAVNTPVLRPGSFSYSIPLGLEIKPGQAVWAPFGPKIVQGIVLEITDQPAFGQTREICGVISDTPLLSFHQLKLAKWISQTYLCSIYEAVALMLPPSFERQSLAYISLETIPPATAKNPSETLSPNMQKIFDRLKAGDVTPQSELEKIFGKKTTQNALIKLINQGLVKRTYRISPARVQTKFEKHFRLSGQALAFIKNQNLPKLSPRQTDIFECLRKNPLGIAKSQLNLLFKNNSAVLKALEQKGLVSTEEHQVFRQPIDYSQITPMLHLELSPPQAKCLQAITHSLNTLPENDPNPRTFLLHGITGSGKTEIYLQSLAETLRLGRKGIVLVPEISLTPQTIARFAGRFPGKIAVLHSRLSPGEQFDEWQRIKNDQADIVIGPRSALFAPLDKPGIIIIDEEHEWTYKQQDPQPRYHTRTVANKMAEEYGAVVVLGSATPDIDSYFKAKHGIYQLLELPERLTPYRGASLPKTELVDMRTELSEGNRSIFSRNLHASIEKVLANHEQAILFINRRGGASFIQCRDCGYVAMCKSCDAPLTYHPDQENLVCHQCGRQYSNPLTCPKCSSRRIKYLGIGTQKLEEETRLAFPQARLLRWDSDVTRGKNKHQQIMDTFSRHQADILIGTQMVAKGLDLPAVTLVGVINADISLNLPDFRAGERTFQLLAQVAGRAGRGISGGKVIIQTYTPENYAIQAAVCHDYQGFYAKEITYRRELNNPPFRKLACIVFSHLNHDFCRQQAEVMAETLREKADAGGSGSLEILGPAPAFIQRLRGRYRYQLILRSPNPADFLRNISFGQGWSIDLDPYGLC, encoded by the coding sequence TTGGCTTTTGCCGAACTGGCCGTAAACACTCCGGTACTTAGACCGGGCAGTTTTTCCTACTCCATACCATTGGGGTTAGAAATAAAACCCGGCCAGGCGGTCTGGGCTCCTTTCGGACCTAAAATAGTTCAGGGCATAGTCCTTGAAATAACTGACCAGCCGGCATTCGGGCAAACACGTGAAATCTGCGGCGTTATCTCTGATACGCCGCTTCTTTCTTTTCACCAGCTGAAGTTAGCCAAGTGGATAAGCCAAACCTATTTATGCAGTATTTACGAAGCAGTAGCCCTCATGCTGCCGCCGTCTTTTGAACGCCAAAGCCTGGCCTATATCAGCCTGGAGACCATCCCGCCAGCTACAGCAAAAAACCCGTCTGAAACCTTAAGCCCAAATATGCAAAAAATATTTGACCGGCTAAAAGCCGGAGATGTTACTCCCCAGAGTGAACTGGAAAAAATATTCGGCAAGAAAACCACCCAAAACGCCCTAATCAAACTTATAAATCAGGGGCTGGTAAAACGCACCTACCGGATAAGCCCTGCAAGGGTACAAACCAAATTTGAAAAACACTTCCGCCTGAGCGGGCAGGCATTGGCATTTATTAAAAACCAGAATCTCCCTAAGTTATCCCCCCGCCAGACAGATATTTTTGAGTGCCTGCGGAAAAATCCGCTAGGCATTGCCAAGAGCCAGCTGAACCTGCTCTTTAAAAATAATTCGGCCGTCTTAAAGGCTCTTGAACAAAAGGGGCTGGTAAGTACCGAAGAACATCAGGTATTCCGCCAGCCCATAGATTACAGTCAAATAACCCCCATGCTGCACCTTGAGCTAAGCCCTCCTCAGGCAAAGTGTTTGCAGGCCATCACCCATTCCCTGAATACCCTGCCTGAAAATGACCCGAATCCCCGAACATTTTTACTTCATGGCATAACCGGCAGCGGTAAAACCGAAATATATCTGCAGTCACTGGCTGAAACCCTGCGTCTGGGCAGAAAGGGTATTGTACTGGTACCCGAAATATCCCTTACCCCCCAGACTATTGCCCGTTTTGCAGGGCGTTTCCCCGGCAAAATAGCCGTGCTGCACAGCCGCCTCAGTCCGGGTGAACAGTTTGACGAATGGCAAAGGATAAAAAACGATCAGGCAGATATCGTAATCGGCCCCAGAAGCGCCCTTTTTGCCCCTCTGGACAAACCCGGCATTATCATCATAGACGAAGAGCATGAATGGACATATAAACAGCAGGACCCGCAGCCGCGTTATCATACCCGCACCGTTGCTAATAAAATGGCTGAAGAGTACGGTGCTGTAGTGGTACTTGGCAGTGCCACTCCGGATATTGACAGCTATTTCAAAGCCAAACACGGCATTTACCAGCTTCTGGAACTGCCCGAACGCCTGACCCCCTATAGAGGCGCTTCCCTGCCAAAAACCGAGCTGGTAGATATGCGCACCGAACTCTCCGAGGGCAACCGTAGCATTTTTTCCCGCAACCTGCACGCCTCCATTGAAAAAGTACTGGCAAACCATGAGCAGGCCATTTTATTCATAAACCGCCGGGGCGGTGCCAGTTTTATCCAGTGCCGTGATTGCGGTTATGTAGCCATGTGCAAAAGCTGTGATGCTCCGCTCACATATCACCCAGACCAGGAAAATCTGGTCTGTCATCAGTGCGGCAGGCAATACTCCAACCCTCTTACCTGCCCAAAATGCAGCAGCCGCAGGATTAAATACCTTGGTATAGGCACCCAGAAACTGGAGGAAGAAACAAGACTGGCTTTTCCACAGGCAAGACTGCTGCGCTGGGATAGTGACGTAACCAGAGGCAAAAATAAACACCAGCAGATAATGGATACGTTCAGCCGCCATCAGGCAGATATACTTATCGGCACCCAGATGGTAGCCAAAGGGCTTGACCTGCCTGCAGTTACTCTGGTAGGAGTAATAAACGCGGATATCAGTCTGAACTTGCCTGATTTCAGGGCAGGCGAACGCACATTCCAGCTGCTGGCACAGGTAGCCGGACGGGCAGGCCGGGGTATATCAGGAGGGAAAGTGATTATCCAGACCTATACGCCCGAAAACTACGCCATTCAGGCAGCAGTTTGCCATGATTATCAGGGTTTTTATGCCAAGGAGATAACCTACCGCCGGGAACTGAATAACCCTCCTTTCCGGAAATTAGCCTGCATTGTTTTCAGCCATTTAAACCATGACTTTTGCCGGCAACAGGCTGAAGTTATGGCTGAAACCCTCCGGGAAAAAGCTGATGCAGGCGGTTCAGGCAGTCTGGAAATTTTAGGGCCGGCTCCCGCTTTCATCCAACGTCTGCGGGGACGCTATAGGTACCAACTAATACTGCGCTCACCAAACCCGGCAGATTTCCTTCGGAATATCAGTTTTGGACAGGGCTGGAGTATTGACCTTGACCCATATGGCTTGTGCTAA
- the rplS gene encoding 50S ribosomal protein L19 translates to MEETMNNQETPETNEEETAAEETVAVENTAEGKVLPSFGPGDTIKVHARIKEGDKERIQMFQGVVLKIKQAADGGNFTVRRISYGVGVERTFPFLSPNVTKVEIMKKGKVRRARLFYLRKLSGKAARIKEVKQTPS, encoded by the coding sequence ATGGAAGAGACTATGAATAATCAGGAAACCCCTGAAACCAATGAAGAAGAAACCGCAGCTGAAGAAACAGTTGCTGTAGAAAATACCGCAGAGGGAAAAGTTCTGCCGAGTTTCGGCCCCGGTGATACCATAAAAGTACACGCCCGCATTAAAGAAGGCGACAAAGAACGTATTCAGATGTTTCAGGGTGTAGTCCTTAAAATAAAACAGGCCGCTGACGGCGGCAATTTCACCGTTCGACGCATAAGCTACGGCGTAGGTGTTGAACGCACCTTCCCCTTCCTCTCACCCAACGTTACCAAGGTTGAGATTATGAAGAAGGGTAAAGTACGCCGTGCCCGCCTGTTCTACCTGCGCAAGCTTTCCGGGAAAGCTGCCCGCATCAAAGAAGTTAAACAAACACCCTCTTAA
- the trmD gene encoding tRNA (guanosine(37)-N1)-methyltransferase TrmD yields the protein MKIDVLTLFPEMFQSPFEESIFKRAADKNLVRLEIHNFRDFSHDKHHAVDDSPYGGGAGMLLKPEPLFEAVEAVMEKDPTPAPVILLSPQGRTFNQSVARELAGNQRLIIICGHYEGFDERVREHLATDEISIGDFVLTGGELAAMVVIDTVSRLIPGVLGSEDSSEEDSHSNGLLEHPHYTRPPVFRGWGIPEVLLSGNHARIDRWRRKESLRRTLKRRPDMLEKITLSKTDRKLMDEILAEENPKD from the coding sequence TTGAAAATAGATGTATTAACCCTTTTTCCGGAGATGTTTCAGTCCCCTTTTGAAGAGAGTATTTTCAAGCGGGCAGCAGACAAAAATCTGGTAAGGTTAGAAATACATAACTTCAGGGATTTCAGCCATGACAAGCACCATGCGGTAGATGATTCCCCCTATGGCGGCGGTGCCGGCATGCTGCTTAAGCCCGAACCTTTGTTTGAGGCAGTAGAGGCGGTCATGGAAAAAGATCCTACCCCTGCCCCGGTAATTCTCCTTTCCCCGCAGGGACGCACCTTTAACCAATCTGTCGCCCGCGAACTGGCAGGCAACCAGCGGCTGATTATAATCTGCGGCCATTACGAAGGCTTTGACGAGCGGGTGCGGGAACATCTGGCCACAGACGAAATAAGCATAGGTGATTTTGTGCTGACCGGCGGGGAACTGGCCGCCATGGTAGTTATAGATACGGTTTCCCGCCTGATACCCGGCGTACTTGGTTCAGAAGACTCCTCAGAAGAAGACTCCCACTCAAATGGCCTGCTGGAACACCCCCACTACACCCGTCCCCCGGTATTCAGGGGCTGGGGTATACCGGAGGTACTTCTTTCAGGCAATCATGCCCGGATAGACCGCTGGCGTCGTAAAGAATCTCTGCGGCGTACTTTGAAAAGACGCCCGGATATGCTTGAAAAAATAACCCTCTCCAAAACAGACCGCAAGCTGATGGACGAAATACTGGCCGAAGAAAACCCCAAAGATTAA